A DNA window from Daucus carota subsp. sativus chromosome 3, DH1 v3.0, whole genome shotgun sequence contains the following coding sequences:
- the LOC108214641 gene encoding auxin-responsive protein IAA9, producing the protein MSPPLLSVEGLGQGNVTRMASQVTVDSPSPASLEFKERNYLGLSDCSSVDSSPASSVSKENRSNLNLKATELRLGLPGSQSPEREPELNLLGTCKLDEKALFPLAPSKDGICASTQKTVVSGNKRVFSDTMDGFSEIKGPSYTEGNWMFNPSRTDSETAQNGGLGKFSGSANINVMLSSGSSAVTHAAIVKEIPQKALEVGHHLKAATTNKVNGSNNNTSAPAAKAQVVGWPPIRSFRKNTLATSSKNNEEVDGKPGPGALFVKVSMDGAPYLRKVDLRMYTTYQELSSALEKMFSCFTIGQCGSQSTCGKEMLSESKLRDLLHGSEYVVTYEDKDGDWMLVGDVPWEMFIDSCKRLKIMKGSDAIGLAPRAMEKSKNKN; encoded by the exons ATGTCTCCACCTTTATTGAGTGTTGAGGGGCTAGGACAGGGAAATGTGACACGAATGGCTTCACAAGTTACTGTAGACTCTCCTTCCCCTGCTAGCTTGGAATTCAAAGAACGCAATTACCTTGGATTGTCAGATTGTTCCTCTGTAGACAGCTCACCAGCTTCGAGCGTATCTAAGGAGAACCGGAGCAATCTAAATCTCAAGGCTACAGAACTAAGACTAGGTCTTCCGGGATCTCAATCCCCAGAACGAGAGCCAGAACTAAATCTGCTTGGCACATGTAAACTCGACGAAAAAGCTTTATTTCCATTGGCCCCTTCAAAAGATGGTATCTGTGCATCTACACAGAAGACTGTTGTTTCTGGTAACAAGAGGGTTTTCTCTGATACCATGGATGGTTTCTCAGAAATAAAAGGACCTTCATACACTGAAGGAAATTGGATGTTTAACCCAAGCAGGACTGATTCTGAAACTGCACAAAACGGAGGACTTGGAAAGTTTTCAGGCAGTGCAAATATCAATGTAATGCTATCATCGGGTTCATCAGCTGTGACACATGCTGCGATAGTTAAAGAAATTCCTCAGAAAGCATTAGAAGTTGGGCATCATTTGAAAGCTGCAACTACTAATAAAGTGAATGGTTCCAACAACAATACTAGTGCACCTGCTGCAAA GGCACAGGTAGTTGGATGGCCTCCCATAAGATCATTCAGGAAAAATACACTAGCAACTAGCTCAAAGAACAATGAAGAAGTGGATGGAAAGCCTGGTCCTGGTGCTTTGTTTGTGAAGGTCAGCATGGATGGTGCTCCTTATCTAAGGAAGGTAGATCTTAGAATGTATACTACATACCAAGAACTCTCGTCTGCTCTTGAGAAGATGTTCAGCTGTTTTACTATTG GTCAGTGTGGATCCCAGAGTACTTGTGGGAAGGAAATGTTAAGTGAGAGTAAGTTGAGAGATCTTTTGCACGGATCAGAATACGTGGTCACGTACGAAGACAAGGATGGGGACTGGATGCTTGTTGGAGATGTTCCATGGGA GATGTTTATTGATTCATGCAAGAGGCTGAAGATTATGAAGGGCTCTGATGCTATTGGATTAG CTCCCAGGGCAATGGAGAAATCcaaaaacaaaaactag